Proteins found in one Bombus terrestris chromosome 1, iyBomTerr1.2, whole genome shotgun sequence genomic segment:
- the LOC100644871 gene encoding uncharacterized protein LOC100644871 codes for MLRHILQPIVRNTRNGVRSYHVPNEVRPPSMDEVIVPQGSWQQSYFKAQQKHNLQLAAGIIILGATIAYGRVSGLLWLNFRPPKPEDRPESSK; via the exons ATGTTACGACATATTTTACAACCAATTGTCCGAAATACACGAAATG GTGTAAGATCATATCATGTACCTAATGAAGTTAGACCACCAAGTATGGATGAAGTGATTGTGCCGCAAGGCTCGTGGCAGCAATCATATTTTAAAGCTCAACAAAAACACAACTTACAGTTAGCAGCTGGTATCATTATACTTGGTGCTACTATAgcatat GGTAGGGTATCTGGATTACTTTGGCTTAACTTCCGTCCACCAAAGCCAGAAGATAGGCCTGAAAGTTCTAAATAA